One Ficedula albicollis isolate OC2 chromosome 26, FicAlb1.5, whole genome shotgun sequence DNA segment encodes these proteins:
- the SLC26A9 gene encoding solute carrier family 26 member 9 isoform X2 produces MSQARPRYAIERPAYSVSLFDEEFEKKSRTYPVGEKLRNLLRCSGSRFKLTLFRLFPILAWLPKYRIKDYILPDVLGGLSAGTIQVPQGMAFALLANLPPVNGLYSSFFPLLTYFFLGGIHQMVPGTFAVISIIVGNICNELAPESDFQYFNHSTNESRVNTTALEAARLEISATLACLTAIIQLGLGFLQFGFVAIYLSESFIRGFMTAAGLQILISVLKYVFGLAVPSYTGPLAIVYTFIDICKGLPQTNLASLVYALVSAVLLIIVKELNLKYMKKIRMPIPMEIIIVIVATAISGSFSMPDKYGMPIVGKISMGFPEPTLPLVSKWKDMVGTAFSLAIVGYVINLAMGRTLAAKHGYDVDPNQEMLALGCSNFFGSFFKIHVICCALSVTLAVDGAGAKSQVASFFVALVVMVTMLSLGIYLEPLPKSVLGALIAVNLKNSLKQLADPFYLWKKSKLDCLVWLVSFLSAFFLSLPYGVAVGVGFSVLVVVFHTQFRNGSALGQVISTDIYKNPKTYNKVHEVNGIKIITYCSPLYFANSEIFREKIIAKTGVDPGKVYLARRKFVKRQAKGTADPPAKLPKFLLKESKELQKDFESASPTDTNNNQTSANGASISYIAFHPAAQGAGPGQSPGELGSSTLPGSSDPVLAAPPYISFHTIILDMSGVCFVDLMGTKALSKLCSSYQKIGIKVFLANVHAQVYDDISTGGVFEEGGLDRSHIFLTIHDAVLFALASIREFVHPPVLEERPTQTELSIYDESVDESSAEYKNLEEEMFGSMFHSETQTAL; encoded by the exons ATGAGCCAGGCCAGGCCTCGCTATGCCATCGAGCGTCCTGCCTACTCCGTCAGCCTCTTCGACGAGGAGtttgagaagaaaagcagaacttACCCCGTCGGGGAGAAACTGAGAAACCTTCTCAG ATGTTCAGGTTCCAGGTTCAAGCTCACCCTCTTCCGCCTGTTCCCGATCCTGGCGTGGCTCCCCAAGTACAGGATCAAGGATTACATCCTGCCTGATGTGCTGGGCGGGCTCAGTGCGGGGACAATCCAAGTGCCACAAG GGATGGCCTTCGCCCTCCTGGCCAACCTGCCTCCTGTCAATGGGCTCTactcctccttcttccccctgcTCACCTACTTCTTCCTCGGGGGCATCCATCAGATGGTGCCAG GGACCTTTGCTGTCATCAGCATCATTGTTGGCAACATCTGCAACGAGCTGGCTCCGGAGTCGGACTTCCAGTACTTCAACCACAGCACCAACGAGAGCAGGGTGAACACCACGGCCCTGGAGGCGGCCAGGCTGGAGATCTCTGCCACTCTGGCCTGCCTGACAGCCATCATCCAG ctgggcCTGGGCTTCCTGCAGTTCGGCTTCGTGGCCATCTACCTGTCCGAGTCCTTCATCAGGGGCTTCATGACGGCGGCGGGGCTGCAGATCCTCATCTCCGTGCTCAAGTACGTCTTCGGCCTGGCAGTCCCGTCCTACACCGGGCCCTTGGCCATCGTCTAC ACATTCATTGACATTTGTAAAGGTCTGCCCCAAACCAACCTGGCCTCCCTGGTCTATGCCTTGgtcagtgctgtgctcctgatCATTGTCAAGGAGCTCAACCTCAAGTACATGAAGAAGATCCGGATGCCCATCCCCATGGAGATCATCATC GTGATCGTGGCCACTGCAATCTCGGGCAGCTTCAGCATGCCTGACAAGTACGGGATGCCAATAGTGGGGAAGATCAGCATGGG GTTCCCAGAGCCCACCCTGCCCCTGGTCAGCAAGTGGAAGGACATGGTGGGCACGGCTTTCTCGCTCGCCATCGTGGGCTACGTGATCAACCTGGCCATGGGGAGGACGCTGGCAGCCAAGCACGGCTACGACGTGGACCCCAACCAG GAAATGctggccctgggctgcagcaacTTCTTCGGATCCTTCTTCAAAATCCACGTGATCTGCTGCGCTCTCTCCGTCACCCTCGCTGTGGATGGGGCAGGAGCGAAATCCCAA GTGGCAAGTTTCTTTGTGGCTCTGGTGGTCATGGTGACCATGCTGTCCCTGGGAATCTACCTGGAGCCTCTTCCAAAG TCCGTGCTGGGAGCCCTCATCGCTGTGAACCTGAAGAACTCCCTCAAGCAGCTGGCTGACCCCTTCTACCTGTGGAAGAAGAGCAAGCTGGACTGC ctggtcTGGCTGGTGAgcttcctctctgctttcttcctgaGCCTCCCCTACGGCGTGGCGGTGGGCGTGGGATTCTCCGTGCTCGTTGTGGTTTTCCACACCCAGTT CCGCAACggctctgccctgggccaggTGATTTCCACTGACATCTACAAGAACCCCAAAACCTACAACAAG GTCCATGAAGTTAATGGGATTAAAATCATCACCTACTGCTCGCCGCTGTATTTCGCCAACTCGGAGATATTCCGGGAGAAAATCATAGCCAAG ACAGGGGTGGATCCTGGCAAGGTGTACTTGGCCAGGAGGAAATTTGTGAAACGGCAGGCGAAGGGCACAGCGGACCCACCAGCAAAGctcccaaaattcctgctgaagGAGAGCAAG GAGCTCCAGAAGGACTTTGAGAGCGCCTCTCCAACAGACACCAACAACAACCAGACCTCTGCCAACGGTGCCAGCATCTCCTACATCGCATtccaccctgctgcccagggggctgggccagggcagagccctggggagctgggcagcagcaccctgcCGGGCAGCAGCGACCCCGTGCTGGCAGCACCGCCCTACATCAGCTTCCACACCATCATCCTGGACATGAGCGGGGTGTGTTTTGTGGACCTGATGGGCACGAAAGCGCTGAGCAAG TTGTGTTCCAGTTACCAGAAGATTGGGATTAAAGTGTTCCTGGCAAACGTGCATG cccaGGTGTACGATGACATCAGCACAGGGGGAGTCTTTGAGGAAGGAGGCCTGGACCGAAGTCACATCTTCCTCACCATCCACGATGCTGTTCTCTTTGCACTGGCCAGTATCAGAGAATTTGTCCACCCACCCGTCTTGGAAGAG
- the SLC26A9 gene encoding solute carrier family 26 member 9 isoform X1: MSQARPRYAIERPAYSVSLFDEEFEKKSRTYPVGEKLRNLLRCSGSRFKLTLFRLFPILAWLPKYRIKDYILPDVLGGLSAGTIQVPQGMAFALLANLPPVNGLYSSFFPLLTYFFLGGIHQMVPGTFAVISIIVGNICNELAPESDFQYFNHSTNESRVNTTALEAARLEISATLACLTAIIQLGLGFLQFGFVAIYLSESFIRGFMTAAGLQILISVLKYVFGLAVPSYTGPLAIVYTFIDICKGLPQTNLASLVYALVSAVLLIIVKELNLKYMKKIRMPIPMEIIIVIVATAISGSFSMPDKYGMPIVGKISMGFPEPTLPLVSKWKDMVGTAFSLAIVGYVINLAMGRTLAAKHGYDVDPNQEMLALGCSNFFGSFFKIHVICCALSVTLAVDGAGAKSQVASFFVALVVMVTMLSLGIYLEPLPKSVLGALIAVNLKNSLKQLADPFYLWKKSKLDCLVWLVSFLSAFFLSLPYGVAVGVGFSVLVVVFHTQFRNGSALGQVISTDIYKNPKTYNKVHEVNGIKIITYCSPLYFANSEIFREKIIAKTGVDPGKVYLARRKFVKRQAKGTADPPAKLPKFLLKESKTLSLQELQKDFESASPTDTNNNQTSANGASISYIAFHPAAQGAGPGQSPGELGSSTLPGSSDPVLAAPPYISFHTIILDMSGVCFVDLMGTKALSKLCSSYQKIGIKVFLANVHAQVYDDISTGGVFEEGGLDRSHIFLTIHDAVLFALASIREFVHPPVLEERPTQTELSIYDESVDESSAEYKNLEEEMFGSMFHSETQTAL; encoded by the exons ATGAGCCAGGCCAGGCCTCGCTATGCCATCGAGCGTCCTGCCTACTCCGTCAGCCTCTTCGACGAGGAGtttgagaagaaaagcagaacttACCCCGTCGGGGAGAAACTGAGAAACCTTCTCAG ATGTTCAGGTTCCAGGTTCAAGCTCACCCTCTTCCGCCTGTTCCCGATCCTGGCGTGGCTCCCCAAGTACAGGATCAAGGATTACATCCTGCCTGATGTGCTGGGCGGGCTCAGTGCGGGGACAATCCAAGTGCCACAAG GGATGGCCTTCGCCCTCCTGGCCAACCTGCCTCCTGTCAATGGGCTCTactcctccttcttccccctgcTCACCTACTTCTTCCTCGGGGGCATCCATCAGATGGTGCCAG GGACCTTTGCTGTCATCAGCATCATTGTTGGCAACATCTGCAACGAGCTGGCTCCGGAGTCGGACTTCCAGTACTTCAACCACAGCACCAACGAGAGCAGGGTGAACACCACGGCCCTGGAGGCGGCCAGGCTGGAGATCTCTGCCACTCTGGCCTGCCTGACAGCCATCATCCAG ctgggcCTGGGCTTCCTGCAGTTCGGCTTCGTGGCCATCTACCTGTCCGAGTCCTTCATCAGGGGCTTCATGACGGCGGCGGGGCTGCAGATCCTCATCTCCGTGCTCAAGTACGTCTTCGGCCTGGCAGTCCCGTCCTACACCGGGCCCTTGGCCATCGTCTAC ACATTCATTGACATTTGTAAAGGTCTGCCCCAAACCAACCTGGCCTCCCTGGTCTATGCCTTGgtcagtgctgtgctcctgatCATTGTCAAGGAGCTCAACCTCAAGTACATGAAGAAGATCCGGATGCCCATCCCCATGGAGATCATCATC GTGATCGTGGCCACTGCAATCTCGGGCAGCTTCAGCATGCCTGACAAGTACGGGATGCCAATAGTGGGGAAGATCAGCATGGG GTTCCCAGAGCCCACCCTGCCCCTGGTCAGCAAGTGGAAGGACATGGTGGGCACGGCTTTCTCGCTCGCCATCGTGGGCTACGTGATCAACCTGGCCATGGGGAGGACGCTGGCAGCCAAGCACGGCTACGACGTGGACCCCAACCAG GAAATGctggccctgggctgcagcaacTTCTTCGGATCCTTCTTCAAAATCCACGTGATCTGCTGCGCTCTCTCCGTCACCCTCGCTGTGGATGGGGCAGGAGCGAAATCCCAA GTGGCAAGTTTCTTTGTGGCTCTGGTGGTCATGGTGACCATGCTGTCCCTGGGAATCTACCTGGAGCCTCTTCCAAAG TCCGTGCTGGGAGCCCTCATCGCTGTGAACCTGAAGAACTCCCTCAAGCAGCTGGCTGACCCCTTCTACCTGTGGAAGAAGAGCAAGCTGGACTGC ctggtcTGGCTGGTGAgcttcctctctgctttcttcctgaGCCTCCCCTACGGCGTGGCGGTGGGCGTGGGATTCTCCGTGCTCGTTGTGGTTTTCCACACCCAGTT CCGCAACggctctgccctgggccaggTGATTTCCACTGACATCTACAAGAACCCCAAAACCTACAACAAG GTCCATGAAGTTAATGGGATTAAAATCATCACCTACTGCTCGCCGCTGTATTTCGCCAACTCGGAGATATTCCGGGAGAAAATCATAGCCAAG ACAGGGGTGGATCCTGGCAAGGTGTACTTGGCCAGGAGGAAATTTGTGAAACGGCAGGCGAAGGGCACAGCGGACCCACCAGCAAAGctcccaaaattcctgctgaagGAGAGCAAG acCTTGTCTTTGCAAGAGCTCCAGAAGGACTTTGAGAGCGCCTCTCCAACAGACACCAACAACAACCAGACCTCTGCCAACGGTGCCAGCATCTCCTACATCGCATtccaccctgctgcccagggggctgggccagggcagagccctggggagctgggcagcagcaccctgcCGGGCAGCAGCGACCCCGTGCTGGCAGCACCGCCCTACATCAGCTTCCACACCATCATCCTGGACATGAGCGGGGTGTGTTTTGTGGACCTGATGGGCACGAAAGCGCTGAGCAAG TTGTGTTCCAGTTACCAGAAGATTGGGATTAAAGTGTTCCTGGCAAACGTGCATG cccaGGTGTACGATGACATCAGCACAGGGGGAGTCTTTGAGGAAGGAGGCCTGGACCGAAGTCACATCTTCCTCACCATCCACGATGCTGTTCTCTTTGCACTGGCCAGTATCAGAGAATTTGTCCACCCACCCGTCTTGGAAGAG